In Astatotilapia calliptera chromosome 16, fAstCal1.2, whole genome shotgun sequence, one genomic interval encodes:
- the fastkd1 gene encoding FAST kinase domain-containing protein 1, mitochondrial isoform X2 — MMFRLRSVNSCLRRLLHGGAVTRDQVLEQLQKERPEMLRTVDLIKSHQQFLTLRVLAENKIDLMDDFMLIDILYAFLRLNMEPHDSLIQQLVSEAWLRIDRFPMASLSKFAVCLNDQHLQHSPLMGRITSIVNERLPTIDDARILTALMISVSSLVSPQLRDALISRADHLLHTTDPSNYNIPRRMVQFLRNIKYIHRPLLERCNEIFLRNIPRLDAENLSIILGLYQSLQFNNCDFRLAAKQKLTELIDSSIDPFSFTKLFVALAPMATPEIRERLENTALLLADELNAQQALAVAEALEEIQSRNLSLMNKIASVIQRNLHLYKSVEVARITQALFLLQYQNPELFATLRNILIKFLEHSVFPYEVTMLTRVLSMLPCPRLEEAVVSRVDAVVEQCNLSELNTISFAVAKWVRNDQSYRHNTHSKYVRLLQTLNRCGHERLQTADRLDLLLDELKYVSGEWFEEMLLDETMITLQRMIDQINWTNVSELAFFLTRINHLSPPLMDRIASVTVEHIHKIHYSATYATLLPFSVLNYDPPQVDELYDACIKRFTPHLSSFDPHLLVLLAYSLAVADHFPEELIRAIFSIDFLGKLDSQLETLPDALNMRTRLRLMELNRAVCLECPEYQVPWFHERYCQQLHRKGNGSVSPVQQQIHKMLGEVLGGLNCVQMAVVTPYFYTIDFECKLDKHLKPLSYIEPSTLQISDRGKVHWDTSSLENIRDELPTGAQRVAVDFLDSKYFCKNTHHMKGEALMRKRHLEILGYRVVQIPHFEWNSMELSTQDAWKEYLKKKIFR; from the exons ATGATGTTTCGCCTCCGATCTGTGAACTCCTGCCTCCGTAGGCTCCTTCATGGAGGGGCGGTGACCAGAGACCAGGTGCTGGAGCAGCTGCAG AAGGAGAGACCGGAGATGCTCCGGACTGTGGACCTCATCAAGAGTCACCAACAGTTCCTGACTCTTCGGGTTTTGGCAGAAAACAAAATAGATCTCATGGATGACTTCATGTTGATCGATATCCTCTACGCTTTTCTTAG GCTGAATATGGAGCCACATGACTCTCTTATTCAGCAACTGGTTTCAGAAGCATGGCTAAGAATAGACCG GTTTCCAATGGCTTCTCTGTCCAAATTTGCTgtctgcttaaatgatcagcacCTTCAGCACAGTCCTCTAATGGGCCGCATAACCAGCATTGTGAATGAGAGGCTGCCAACTATTGATGATGCCAG GATCCTGACTGCTCTGATGATCAGCGTGTCATCCCTGGTGTCTCCCCAGCTGCGGGACGCTCTCATCAGCAGAGCCGATCACCTGCTGCACACCACGGATCCCTCGAATTACAACATCCCGCGACGAATGGTGCAGTTTCTGCGCAACATCAAGTACATTCACAGACCGCTGCTGGAGAGGTGCAATGAGATCTTCCTGCGTAACATCCCCAGACTGGATGCAGAGAATCTCAGCATCATCCTAGGGCTGTATCAGTCACTGCAGTTCAACAACTGTGACTTCAGGCTAGCTGCTAAACAAAAGCTGACCGAGCTGATCGACTCGAGCATCGATCCTTTCTCCTTCACCAAACTGTTTGTTGCTCTGGCCCCTATGGCCACTCCAGAGATCAGAGAAAG GTTGGAGAACACTGCCCTCTTGTTGGCGGATGAGCTCAATGCACAGCAGGCACTGGCTGTAGCTGAAGCACTAGAAGAGATTCAGAGCAGGAACCTTAGCTTAATGAACAA AATTGCATCGGTAATCCAGAGAAACCTTCACCTCTACAAGTCAGTGGAGGTGGCCAGAATCACACAAGCCCTTTTTCTGTTGCAGTATCAAAACCCCGAGCTCTTCGCCACACTGAGAAACATTTTGATCAA GTTTTTGGAGCACAGCGTCTTCCCGTACGAAGTGACCATGCTGACCCGTGTGCTCTCCATGCTGCCCTGTCCGCGACTCGAGGAGGCCGTGGTCTCTCGGGTAGACGCGGTAGTGGAGCAGTGTAATCTCAGCGAGCTTAACACCATTTCTTTTGCCGTGGCCAAGTGGGTGCGCAACGATCAGTCCTACCGCCACAACACTCACAGCAAGTACGTGCGTCTGCTGCAGACGTTGAACCGCTGCGGGCACGAGAGGCTGCAAACAGCCGACCGGCTGGACTTACTGCTGGACGAGCTCAAGTACGTCTCGGGGGAATGGTTTGAGGAAATGCTGCTGGACGAAACCATGATCACGCTGCAGAGGATGATCGACCAAATAAACTGGACCAACGTCTCCGAACTGGCCTTCTTCCTAACCAGGATAAATCATCTCAGCCCTCCTCTGATGGACCGAATCGCCAGTGTGACTGTTGAACACATCCATAAG attCACTACTCAGCAACATACGCCACACTCCTCCCCTTTTCTGTCCTTAACTATGACCCTCCACAAGTAGACGAGCTGTATGATGCTTGTATTAAACGCTTCACTCCTCATCTCA GCTCCTTTGACCCACATCTGCTGGTCCTCCTGGCATACTCCTTGGCTGTAGCTGACCATTTTCCCGAGGAACTGATCAGAGCAATTTTCAGCATAGACTTTCTGGGAAAGCTGGATTCACAACTGGAAA CCCTGCCCGATGCGCTCAACATGCGGACACGACTGCGGCTCATGGAGCTCAACCGTGCCGTGTGTCTCGAGTGTCCGGAGTACCAGGTGCCTTGGTTTCATGAGCGCTACTGCCAGCAGTTGCATAGGAAAG ggaATGGCTCTGTGAGTcctgtgcagcagcagatccACAAAATGCTGGGTGAAGTTCTTGGAGGCCTTAATTGTGTTCAAATGGCAGTTGTTACGCCATATTTTTACACCATAG acTTTGAATGCAAACTGGACAAACACTTGAAGCCGCTGTCCTACATCGAGCCAAGCACACTGCAGATCTCAGACAGAGGAAAAGTTCACTGGGACACAAGCTCACTGGAAAACATCAGGGATGAGCTTCCAACTGGAGCTCAGCG TGTCGCTGTGGACTTTCTTGATTCAAAGTACTTCTGCAAAAACACTCATCACATGAAAGGTGAAGCCCTGATGAGAAAGAGACACCTTGAAATTCTGGGATACCGTGTTGTTCAG ATCCCTCACTTTGAATGGAACTCTATGGAGCTTTCAACACAGGATGCCTGGAAGGAATATCTAAAAAAGAAGATATTCAGATAG
- the klhl41a gene encoding kelch-like protein 41a isoform X2, protein MDPQGLREDLRLFQSTLLQDGLKELLNENKLIDCILKVGDRSIPCHRLIMAACSPYFRELYFSEDEIDINDDNVQDILTAANRFQIPSVFTVCVNYLQKRLNKKSCLAIYRLGLMLNCARLAMAARDYVADHFETIAKDDDFLGLAPPELFAIIGADALNVEKEEAVFECLMRWIRKDKDKRVKSLVEAFDFIRFRLLPEKYFKEKVEKDDLVKADPEVQKKIKIIKEAFAGKLPEKKKGQDAEEGEEGKLPGYLNDNRRYGMYGRDVVLMINDTAAVAYDVQENECFLAAMAEQIPKNHVSLTTKKNNLYVLGGLFVDEDEKENTLQCYFYQLDSLAAEWIALPPMLSPRCLFAMGEFENLIFAVAGKDLQTNESHDTVMCYDTEKMKWTETKKLPLKIHGHCVVSENGLVYCIGGKTDENKAINKMFAYNHKKSEWKEVAAMKTPRSMFGAVIHKGRIIVAGGVNEEGLTAVCEAYDFGTNKWTPFTDFPQERSSINLVSCGGLLYAVGGFAMVENENKECTPSEVIDIWQYEDDKKQWTGMIKEMRYAAGASCVSMRLNAARMPKL, encoded by the exons ATGGATCCCCAAGGTTTGAGGGAAGATCTTCGTCTGTTTCAGAGCACTTTGCTCCAGGATGGGCTCAAGGAGCTTCTCAATGAGAATAAATTGATTGACTGTATCCTAAAGGTCGGAGACAGAAGCATCCCCTGCCATCGGCTCATTATGGCAGCATGCAGTCCTTATTTCCGGGAGCTCTACTTTTCAGAGGACG AGATTGACATCAACGATGACAACGTGCAGGATATTCTGACTGCTGCCAATCGCTTCCAGATTCCCTCAGTGTTCACAGTTTGTGTGAATTATCTCCAGAAAAGGCTGAACAAGAAAAGCTGCCTTGCCATCTACAGACTGGGACTGATGCTGAATTGTGCCAGATTGGCAATGGCGGCTCGAGATTACGTCGCAGATCACTTTGAAACCATAGCCAAGGATGATGATTTCTTGGGGCTTGCTCCACCTGAACTCTTTGCCATTATCGGAGCAGATGCGCTCAATGTGGAAAAGGAAGAAGCGGTGTTCGAGTGTCTCATGAGGTGGATCAGAAAGGACAAGGACAAGCGTGTGAAGTCTTTGGTGGAGGCCTTTGACTTCATCCGTTTCCGACTGCTGCCGGAGAAGTACTTCAAGGAGAAAGTGGAGAAAGATGACCTCGTCAAGGCTGATCCTGAGGtccagaaaaaaatcaaaatcatcaAGGAAGCCTTTGCGGGGAAGCTACCTGAGAAGAAAAAGGGGCAAGATgcagaggaaggagaggaggggAAGCTGCCCGGTTACCTGAATGATAACCGCAGATATGGCATGTATGGCAGAGATGTGGTTCTGATGATTAACGACACAGCTGCGGTGGCCTACGATGTCCAGGAAAATGAATGTTTTCTGGCAGCAATGGCTGAGCAAATCCCCAAAAACCACGTCAGTCTGACAACAAAGAAGAACAACCTGTATGTGCTGGGAGGACTGTTTGTGGATGAGGACGAGAAAGAGAATACCCTGCAGTGTTACTTCTACCAG TTGGACAGTCTTGCTGCTGAATGGATCGCTCTGCCACCCATGCTCTCCCCCAGGTGTCTCTTTGCTATGGGTGAATTTGAGAATCTCATCTTTGCTGTAGCAGGAAAAGACTTACAGACCAACGAGTCTCACGACACCGTCATGTGCTATGACACCGA aaaaatgaaatggacagaaacaaaaaagttgCCCTTAAAAATCCACGGCCACTGTGTGGTCTCTGAGAACGGGCTGGTATACTGCATTGGAGGAAAAACCGATGAGAA TAAAGCAATCAATAAGATGTTTGCATACAACCACAAGAAGTCAGAGTGGAAAGAGGTCGCTGCCATGAAGACACCCAGATCCATGTTTGGCGCTGTTATCCACAAAGGAAGGATCATTGTTGCTGGAGGTGTCAATGAAGAAGGCCTGACAGCTGTGTGTGAAGCCTACGACTTTGGGACCAACAA GTGGACACCATTTACAGATTTTCCACAGGAGAGGAGCTCAATCAACCTGGTGAGCTGTGGCGGACTGCTGTATGCTGTAGGAGGCTTTGCTATGGTGGAGAATGAGAACAAAGAGTGTACACCCTCTGAAGTCATTGACATCTGGca atatGAAGATGACAAGAAACAGTGGACTGGCATGATCAAAGAGATGCGTTATGCAGCCGGAGCCTCGTGTGTCTCTATGCGCCTGAATGCAGCCAGAATGCCCAAACTGTAA
- the fastkd1 gene encoding FAST kinase domain-containing protein 1, mitochondrial isoform X1: MMFRLRSVNSCLRRLLHGGAVTRDQVLEQLQVCSAENHVFDVVGKNKAKLTVDHVNYAVRLLWQFQKERPEMLRTVDLIKSHQQFLTLRVLAENKIDLMDDFMLIDILYAFLRLNMEPHDSLIQQLVSEAWLRIDRFPMASLSKFAVCLNDQHLQHSPLMGRITSIVNERLPTIDDARILTALMISVSSLVSPQLRDALISRADHLLHTTDPSNYNIPRRMVQFLRNIKYIHRPLLERCNEIFLRNIPRLDAENLSIILGLYQSLQFNNCDFRLAAKQKLTELIDSSIDPFSFTKLFVALAPMATPEIRERLENTALLLADELNAQQALAVAEALEEIQSRNLSLMNKIASVIQRNLHLYKSVEVARITQALFLLQYQNPELFATLRNILIKFLEHSVFPYEVTMLTRVLSMLPCPRLEEAVVSRVDAVVEQCNLSELNTISFAVAKWVRNDQSYRHNTHSKYVRLLQTLNRCGHERLQTADRLDLLLDELKYVSGEWFEEMLLDETMITLQRMIDQINWTNVSELAFFLTRINHLSPPLMDRIASVTVEHIHKIHYSATYATLLPFSVLNYDPPQVDELYDACIKRFTPHLSSFDPHLLVLLAYSLAVADHFPEELIRAIFSIDFLGKLDSQLETLPDALNMRTRLRLMELNRAVCLECPEYQVPWFHERYCQQLHRKGNGSVSPVQQQIHKMLGEVLGGLNCVQMAVVTPYFYTIDFECKLDKHLKPLSYIEPSTLQISDRGKVHWDTSSLENIRDELPTGAQRVAVDFLDSKYFCKNTHHMKGEALMRKRHLEILGYRVVQIPHFEWNSMELSTQDAWKEYLKKKIFR, translated from the exons ATGATGTTTCGCCTCCGATCTGTGAACTCCTGCCTCCGTAGGCTCCTTCATGGAGGGGCGGTGACCAGAGACCAGGTGCTGGAGCAGCTGCAGGTGTGCTCTGCTGAAAACCATGTGTTTGATGTAGTGGGCAAGAACAAGGCTAAGCTCACAGTGGACCACGTGAACTATGCTGTGCGGTTGCTGTGGCAATTTCAGAAGGAGAGACCGGAGATGCTCCGGACTGTGGACCTCATCAAGAGTCACCAACAGTTCCTGACTCTTCGGGTTTTGGCAGAAAACAAAATAGATCTCATGGATGACTTCATGTTGATCGATATCCTCTACGCTTTTCTTAG GCTGAATATGGAGCCACATGACTCTCTTATTCAGCAACTGGTTTCAGAAGCATGGCTAAGAATAGACCG GTTTCCAATGGCTTCTCTGTCCAAATTTGCTgtctgcttaaatgatcagcacCTTCAGCACAGTCCTCTAATGGGCCGCATAACCAGCATTGTGAATGAGAGGCTGCCAACTATTGATGATGCCAG GATCCTGACTGCTCTGATGATCAGCGTGTCATCCCTGGTGTCTCCCCAGCTGCGGGACGCTCTCATCAGCAGAGCCGATCACCTGCTGCACACCACGGATCCCTCGAATTACAACATCCCGCGACGAATGGTGCAGTTTCTGCGCAACATCAAGTACATTCACAGACCGCTGCTGGAGAGGTGCAATGAGATCTTCCTGCGTAACATCCCCAGACTGGATGCAGAGAATCTCAGCATCATCCTAGGGCTGTATCAGTCACTGCAGTTCAACAACTGTGACTTCAGGCTAGCTGCTAAACAAAAGCTGACCGAGCTGATCGACTCGAGCATCGATCCTTTCTCCTTCACCAAACTGTTTGTTGCTCTGGCCCCTATGGCCACTCCAGAGATCAGAGAAAG GTTGGAGAACACTGCCCTCTTGTTGGCGGATGAGCTCAATGCACAGCAGGCACTGGCTGTAGCTGAAGCACTAGAAGAGATTCAGAGCAGGAACCTTAGCTTAATGAACAA AATTGCATCGGTAATCCAGAGAAACCTTCACCTCTACAAGTCAGTGGAGGTGGCCAGAATCACACAAGCCCTTTTTCTGTTGCAGTATCAAAACCCCGAGCTCTTCGCCACACTGAGAAACATTTTGATCAA GTTTTTGGAGCACAGCGTCTTCCCGTACGAAGTGACCATGCTGACCCGTGTGCTCTCCATGCTGCCCTGTCCGCGACTCGAGGAGGCCGTGGTCTCTCGGGTAGACGCGGTAGTGGAGCAGTGTAATCTCAGCGAGCTTAACACCATTTCTTTTGCCGTGGCCAAGTGGGTGCGCAACGATCAGTCCTACCGCCACAACACTCACAGCAAGTACGTGCGTCTGCTGCAGACGTTGAACCGCTGCGGGCACGAGAGGCTGCAAACAGCCGACCGGCTGGACTTACTGCTGGACGAGCTCAAGTACGTCTCGGGGGAATGGTTTGAGGAAATGCTGCTGGACGAAACCATGATCACGCTGCAGAGGATGATCGACCAAATAAACTGGACCAACGTCTCCGAACTGGCCTTCTTCCTAACCAGGATAAATCATCTCAGCCCTCCTCTGATGGACCGAATCGCCAGTGTGACTGTTGAACACATCCATAAG attCACTACTCAGCAACATACGCCACACTCCTCCCCTTTTCTGTCCTTAACTATGACCCTCCACAAGTAGACGAGCTGTATGATGCTTGTATTAAACGCTTCACTCCTCATCTCA GCTCCTTTGACCCACATCTGCTGGTCCTCCTGGCATACTCCTTGGCTGTAGCTGACCATTTTCCCGAGGAACTGATCAGAGCAATTTTCAGCATAGACTTTCTGGGAAAGCTGGATTCACAACTGGAAA CCCTGCCCGATGCGCTCAACATGCGGACACGACTGCGGCTCATGGAGCTCAACCGTGCCGTGTGTCTCGAGTGTCCGGAGTACCAGGTGCCTTGGTTTCATGAGCGCTACTGCCAGCAGTTGCATAGGAAAG ggaATGGCTCTGTGAGTcctgtgcagcagcagatccACAAAATGCTGGGTGAAGTTCTTGGAGGCCTTAATTGTGTTCAAATGGCAGTTGTTACGCCATATTTTTACACCATAG acTTTGAATGCAAACTGGACAAACACTTGAAGCCGCTGTCCTACATCGAGCCAAGCACACTGCAGATCTCAGACAGAGGAAAAGTTCACTGGGACACAAGCTCACTGGAAAACATCAGGGATGAGCTTCCAACTGGAGCTCAGCG TGTCGCTGTGGACTTTCTTGATTCAAAGTACTTCTGCAAAAACACTCATCACATGAAAGGTGAAGCCCTGATGAGAAAGAGACACCTTGAAATTCTGGGATACCGTGTTGTTCAG ATCCCTCACTTTGAATGGAACTCTATGGAGCTTTCAACACAGGATGCCTGGAAGGAATATCTAAAAAAGAAGATATTCAGATAG
- the klhl41a gene encoding kelch-like protein 41a isoform X1 gives MDPQGLREDLRLFQSTLLQDGLKELLNENKLIDCILKVGDRSIPCHRLIMAACSPYFRELYFSEDGKESSQKEVVLENLDPNIMEVIVNYMYSAEIDINDDNVQDILTAANRFQIPSVFTVCVNYLQKRLNKKSCLAIYRLGLMLNCARLAMAARDYVADHFETIAKDDDFLGLAPPELFAIIGADALNVEKEEAVFECLMRWIRKDKDKRVKSLVEAFDFIRFRLLPEKYFKEKVEKDDLVKADPEVQKKIKIIKEAFAGKLPEKKKGQDAEEGEEGKLPGYLNDNRRYGMYGRDVVLMINDTAAVAYDVQENECFLAAMAEQIPKNHVSLTTKKNNLYVLGGLFVDEDEKENTLQCYFYQLDSLAAEWIALPPMLSPRCLFAMGEFENLIFAVAGKDLQTNESHDTVMCYDTEKMKWTETKKLPLKIHGHCVVSENGLVYCIGGKTDENKAINKMFAYNHKKSEWKEVAAMKTPRSMFGAVIHKGRIIVAGGVNEEGLTAVCEAYDFGTNKWTPFTDFPQERSSINLVSCGGLLYAVGGFAMVENENKECTPSEVIDIWQYEDDKKQWTGMIKEMRYAAGASCVSMRLNAARMPKL, from the exons ATGGATCCCCAAGGTTTGAGGGAAGATCTTCGTCTGTTTCAGAGCACTTTGCTCCAGGATGGGCTCAAGGAGCTTCTCAATGAGAATAAATTGATTGACTGTATCCTAAAGGTCGGAGACAGAAGCATCCCCTGCCATCGGCTCATTATGGCAGCATGCAGTCCTTATTTCCGGGAGCTCTACTTTTCAGAGGACGGTAAGGAATCAAGCCAAAAAGAGGTTGTTCTTGAGAACCTTGACCCCAATATTATGGAGGTGATTGTGAATTACATGTACTCAGCAGAGATTGACATCAACGATGACAACGTGCAGGATATTCTGACTGCTGCCAATCGCTTCCAGATTCCCTCAGTGTTCACAGTTTGTGTGAATTATCTCCAGAAAAGGCTGAACAAGAAAAGCTGCCTTGCCATCTACAGACTGGGACTGATGCTGAATTGTGCCAGATTGGCAATGGCGGCTCGAGATTACGTCGCAGATCACTTTGAAACCATAGCCAAGGATGATGATTTCTTGGGGCTTGCTCCACCTGAACTCTTTGCCATTATCGGAGCAGATGCGCTCAATGTGGAAAAGGAAGAAGCGGTGTTCGAGTGTCTCATGAGGTGGATCAGAAAGGACAAGGACAAGCGTGTGAAGTCTTTGGTGGAGGCCTTTGACTTCATCCGTTTCCGACTGCTGCCGGAGAAGTACTTCAAGGAGAAAGTGGAGAAAGATGACCTCGTCAAGGCTGATCCTGAGGtccagaaaaaaatcaaaatcatcaAGGAAGCCTTTGCGGGGAAGCTACCTGAGAAGAAAAAGGGGCAAGATgcagaggaaggagaggaggggAAGCTGCCCGGTTACCTGAATGATAACCGCAGATATGGCATGTATGGCAGAGATGTGGTTCTGATGATTAACGACACAGCTGCGGTGGCCTACGATGTCCAGGAAAATGAATGTTTTCTGGCAGCAATGGCTGAGCAAATCCCCAAAAACCACGTCAGTCTGACAACAAAGAAGAACAACCTGTATGTGCTGGGAGGACTGTTTGTGGATGAGGACGAGAAAGAGAATACCCTGCAGTGTTACTTCTACCAG TTGGACAGTCTTGCTGCTGAATGGATCGCTCTGCCACCCATGCTCTCCCCCAGGTGTCTCTTTGCTATGGGTGAATTTGAGAATCTCATCTTTGCTGTAGCAGGAAAAGACTTACAGACCAACGAGTCTCACGACACCGTCATGTGCTATGACACCGA aaaaatgaaatggacagaaacaaaaaagttgCCCTTAAAAATCCACGGCCACTGTGTGGTCTCTGAGAACGGGCTGGTATACTGCATTGGAGGAAAAACCGATGAGAA TAAAGCAATCAATAAGATGTTTGCATACAACCACAAGAAGTCAGAGTGGAAAGAGGTCGCTGCCATGAAGACACCCAGATCCATGTTTGGCGCTGTTATCCACAAAGGAAGGATCATTGTTGCTGGAGGTGTCAATGAAGAAGGCCTGACAGCTGTGTGTGAAGCCTACGACTTTGGGACCAACAA GTGGACACCATTTACAGATTTTCCACAGGAGAGGAGCTCAATCAACCTGGTGAGCTGTGGCGGACTGCTGTATGCTGTAGGAGGCTTTGCTATGGTGGAGAATGAGAACAAAGAGTGTACACCCTCTGAAGTCATTGACATCTGGca atatGAAGATGACAAGAAACAGTGGACTGGCATGATCAAAGAGATGCGTTATGCAGCCGGAGCCTCGTGTGTCTCTATGCGCCTGAATGCAGCCAGAATGCCCAAACTGTAA